One Cardinium endosymbiont cEper1 of Encarsia pergandiella genomic region harbors:
- a CDS encoding ABC transporter permease, which translates to MYKRNLLHQFGCNAKALISKKLNLFCFVILLGYVLVAVGTKVGWLGADWHREVGEAYQSPNALHYFGTDVLGRSVLAKILHGTEVAMTVGFVVALGAVLLGATFGIVAAYFGGVVDTCVVWLYTVVTAIPTIILLMVVALVLGKGMRTICIALVVTEWTETCRLIRAEVIRHKSREYIQAASAIGASSARKIFVHLLPNILPLTIYQFSLVFQTAIKHEVILSYLGIGVQNKPSWGIMINDAKTGLVRGIWWELFFATMAIFLLVFVFNILADTLRDLLDPKLKGR; encoded by the coding sequence ATGTATAAACGTAATCTGCTTCATCAATTTGGTTGTAATGCAAAGGCTTTAATAAGTAAAAAATTAAACCTTTTTTGTTTTGTAATTTTATTGGGCTATGTGCTCGTAGCAGTAGGTACTAAAGTAGGATGGCTAGGCGCTGATTGGCATAGAGAAGTGGGGGAGGCGTATCAATCCCCTAATGCGCTCCATTATTTTGGTACAGATGTCTTAGGTAGGAGTGTTTTGGCTAAGATTTTACATGGTACCGAAGTAGCCATGACGGTTGGATTTGTAGTAGCGTTAGGTGCTGTTTTGCTTGGCGCTACTTTTGGTATAGTAGCCGCTTATTTTGGTGGTGTAGTAGATACATGTGTCGTTTGGCTTTATACAGTTGTAACGGCTATTCCCACTATAATTTTATTGATGGTCGTTGCCTTAGTATTGGGAAAAGGTATGCGCACGATTTGTATTGCACTGGTTGTAACAGAATGGACGGAGACCTGTCGTTTGATACGTGCTGAAGTAATCCGCCATAAATCTAGAGAATACATCCAAGCAGCTTCAGCCATTGGCGCTAGTAGTGCCCGTAAAATTTTTGTACATCTATTGCCCAATATACTACCCTTAACCATTTATCAGTTTTCTTTGGTTTTTCAAACTGCTATAAAACATGAGGTCATTCTTTCTTACTTGGGGATTGGCGTTCAAAACAAGCCTAGTTGGGGCATTATGATTAATGATGCCAAAACAGGGTTAGTAAGAGGTATTTGGTGGGAGCTTTTTTTTGCCACAATGGCCATATTTTTACTGGTATTTGTGTTTAATATTTTAGCTGATACATTGCGGGATCTATTAGATCCAAAGTTAAAAGGTCGATAG
- a CDS encoding ABC transporter permease, translated as MISFFVYLLRKLLYALSVIVGVTFLVFVIFNMLVEDPTLILLGKYATPKAMAALSHQLGLDRPWYLQYCEVLQSAFTFNFGSSWATKQPILKTFQQGGLVSLTVTLPSFLIGNGLLIYVSLWMTQYKGTIWDRLLVIGCMVMSSISILVYILVGQVFFACKLKIFPIMGYKNGFFACVPYIILPTIILVLLHFCYNYRFYRTIMLDEVYQDYVRTARAKGLSEEVVLFKHVFKNLMVPILTTLIKDFPSLLFGSVVIENFFSIPGLGNLVIDAVNLCDFPMIKAVAIITAVLSVFCNIVGDVLYTLVDPRIKL; from the coding sequence ATGATCTCTTTTTTTGTATACCTCTTAAGAAAGTTGCTCTATGCGCTTTCGGTTATCGTAGGTGTTACTTTTTTAGTCTTTGTGATCTTTAACATGCTTGTAGAAGATCCTACCCTTATCTTATTGGGTAAATATGCTACACCGAAAGCTATGGCTGCACTTAGCCATCAACTAGGCTTAGATAGACCTTGGTATCTCCAGTATTGTGAGGTACTGCAATCTGCTTTCACCTTTAATTTTGGTTCCTCCTGGGCTACCAAGCAGCCTATTTTAAAAACTTTTCAACAAGGTGGACTGGTCTCTTTAACAGTTACACTACCTTCTTTTTTGATAGGAAATGGTTTATTAATATATGTTTCCCTTTGGATGACCCAATATAAAGGAACCATTTGGGACCGCCTTTTAGTGATCGGTTGCATGGTGATGAGTAGCATTTCTATATTGGTGTATATTCTAGTTGGTCAGGTATTTTTTGCTTGTAAATTAAAAATTTTTCCAATAATGGGTTATAAAAATGGTTTTTTCGCCTGTGTCCCCTACATTATTTTGCCAACCATTATTCTGGTATTGCTTCATTTTTGTTATAACTATCGGTTTTATAGAACCATTATGTTAGATGAAGTTTATCAAGACTATGTACGTACTGCACGGGCAAAAGGATTGTCAGAAGAAGTTGTTTTATTTAAGCATGTTTTTAAAAACCTCATGGTGCCTATTCTGACAACCTTGATAAAAGATTTTCCATCTTTACTATTTGGATCTGTAGTGATAGAGAATTTTTTTAGCATCCCAGGACTAGGTAATCTTGTAATAGATGCCGTAAACCTTTGTGATTTTCCAATGATTAAAGCCGTTGCTATAATAACTGCGGTACTTAGTGTTTTCTGTAACATAGTAGGGGATGTTTTGTATACTTTAGTGGATCCGCGTATAAAATTGTAG
- a CDS encoding ABC transporter ATP-binding protein: protein MQHKEILLEVDRLCKTFSVSHHLLGHTIGKVSALHNVSFTLYKGETLGLVGESGCGKTTLGRTILRLLEPTSGRIIFDGVDITHCSARQMRSMRKKMQIIFQDPYAALNPRMAIHQILAEPIQIHHMADGKAASTKRIYQLLDYVQLPSTVLYKYPHELSGGQRQRICIARALAVEPTFIVCDEAIAALDVSVQAQVINLLMDLQKELGLTYLFISHDLRVIEFIADQVAVMYLGKIVEAAPAAEVYKNPTHPYTKALFSAIPTMDPSKSKERIILQGDIPSPRNLPTGCCFHPRCWKAVEKCSYIQPELAKIGGENHQVACHFPEID from the coding sequence ATGCAACATAAAGAAATTTTATTAGAAGTGGATCGCCTTTGTAAGACCTTTTCGGTAAGCCATCATCTCTTAGGCCATACCATTGGTAAAGTATCTGCGCTGCATAATGTAAGTTTTACTTTATATAAAGGGGAAACACTAGGCTTAGTAGGCGAATCCGGTTGTGGTAAAACCACACTGGGTAGAACTATTTTGCGGTTGCTTGAGCCTACTAGTGGACGTATTATTTTTGATGGGGTAGATATTACCCATTGTAGTGCGCGCCAGATGCGCAGCATGCGGAAAAAGATGCAAATTATTTTTCAAGATCCTTATGCTGCTTTAAATCCTAGGATGGCTATCCACCAAATCCTAGCAGAACCTATACAGATTCACCATATGGCTGATGGAAAAGCAGCATCTACCAAGCGCATCTATCAACTATTGGATTATGTCCAGTTGCCTAGCACTGTTTTGTACAAATATCCACATGAACTTTCTGGAGGACAACGCCAACGTATTTGTATAGCAAGGGCATTAGCCGTTGAACCTACTTTTATCGTTTGTGATGAAGCCATTGCTGCATTAGATGTTTCCGTACAAGCTCAGGTTATTAATCTTTTAATGGATTTGCAAAAAGAACTAGGGTTAACCTATCTCTTTATTTCACATGATTTAAGGGTTATAGAATTTATAGCTGATCAGGTTGCCGTAATGTATTTAGGCAAGATTGTAGAAGCTGCCCCAGCAGCAGAAGTTTATAAAAACCCTACACATCCCTATACGAAAGCGCTTTTTTCTGCTATACCTACTATGGATCCATCCAAGAGCAAGGAACGGATTATTTTGCAAGGAGATATTCCTAGCCCAAGGAACCTGCCTACAGGTTGCTGTTTTCATCCACGTTGTTGGAAGGCTGTAGAAAAATGTAGCTATATCCAGCCAGAATTGGCTAAAATAGGCGGGGAAAATCATCAAGTAGCTTGTCATTTTCCAGAGATAGATTAA
- the aspS gene encoding aspartate--tRNA(Asn) ligase has protein sequence MYQRSELKNLSILNHQEVVRVRGRVFSKRDCGRILFLIVRDGIDTLQAVLVKNKEGTDGQLSIEDYNLLRKIENESFIELIGTIYCAEQPVSACSQQSIELAIIGYTILSRSVLDLPITLKEAAIKEDQKTESQDFSSIRYVKRLNNRILDLRTDLAQAIFRVNDGMLFYIQSYLRNHGFIEIKTPKLIGGASEGGADVFKVDYFGKPACLAQSPQLYKQMAIMGDFKRVFEIGPVFRAENSDTNRHLTEFIGVDLEMVIDQSYMEVVHLVYQLLLDLFDTLSKKYHREIAIIRSCFNLLPLTFSSELVVIPFPDAVSFLKAYGKERGDFDDLSKEDEKQLGVIVKEKYHTDLYVITHYPSSVRPFYTMVDPNDGRYTHAYDFMLRGVEILSGAQRIHDYVSLSQRVAQLGIAPTTLDHYLNAFKYGVPPHAGVGMGLERMLKCFLGLPDVRYSSLFPRDPKRLYP, from the coding sequence ATGTATCAACGCTCAGAGCTAAAAAATCTTTCTATTTTAAATCATCAAGAAGTAGTTAGAGTGAGAGGAAGAGTCTTTTCCAAAAGAGATTGTGGACGTATATTATTCTTGATTGTACGAGATGGTATCGATACCTTGCAGGCCGTTCTAGTAAAAAATAAAGAAGGCACTGATGGTCAGCTATCTATAGAAGACTATAATCTATTGCGTAAAATTGAAAACGAATCTTTTATTGAGCTAATCGGTACAATTTATTGTGCGGAGCAGCCTGTATCGGCTTGTTCTCAACAATCGATTGAATTAGCTATAATCGGTTATACGATACTCAGCAGATCTGTACTAGATTTACCCATTACACTCAAAGAGGCAGCAATTAAAGAAGATCAAAAAACTGAAAGTCAAGACTTTTCCTCTATTCGCTATGTAAAACGATTGAATAATCGCATATTAGATTTGCGTACCGATTTGGCACAAGCTATTTTTCGAGTCAATGATGGTATGCTTTTTTACATACAGTCCTACTTACGAAACCATGGGTTTATAGAAATTAAAACACCCAAGTTAATAGGCGGGGCCTCTGAGGGAGGGGCAGATGTATTTAAGGTAGACTATTTTGGTAAACCTGCTTGTCTGGCACAGAGTCCCCAGTTGTATAAGCAAATGGCGATTATGGGTGATTTCAAACGGGTATTTGAAATAGGTCCTGTTTTTCGTGCCGAAAACTCAGACACCAATAGACATCTTACAGAGTTTATAGGCGTTGACCTTGAGATGGTTATCGATCAGAGCTATATGGAAGTAGTCCATCTAGTATATCAGCTATTGTTGGATCTGTTTGATACATTAAGTAAGAAATACCATCGAGAAATCGCTATTATACGATCTTGTTTTAATCTGCTCCCACTAACTTTTTCATCAGAATTGGTCGTTATACCTTTTCCAGATGCCGTTTCCTTTCTAAAGGCCTATGGCAAAGAAAGAGGAGATTTCGACGATTTATCTAAGGAGGATGAAAAGCAGCTAGGTGTTATTGTAAAAGAAAAGTATCATACAGATTTGTATGTGATTACCCATTATCCATCTAGTGTCCGTCCCTTTTATACCATGGTTGACCCAAATGATGGCCGATATACCCATGCCTATGATTTTATGTTACGAGGTGTAGAAATCCTTTCCGGTGCACAGCGGATACATGATTACGTTAGTTTATCCCAACGCGTTGCGCAGCTCGGCATAGCGCCCACTACCCTAGATCATTATTTGAATGCATTTAAATATGGAGTGCCGCCTCATGCAGGCGTTGGTATGGGGCTAGAACGGATGTTAAAATGTTTTTTAGGGTTACCAGATGTACGTTACAGCAGCTTATTTCCGCGTGATCCTAAACGGTTGTATCCTTAA
- a CDS encoding ABC transporter ATP-binding protein, with product MEEKILEVRNLMTQYTTGKNRVTVVNNVSFDLFSGCSLAIVGESGSGKSAMALSLMRLIEPPVGTITGQAILLEGKDILQLSLKEMQEIRGNRISMIFQEPMTALNPVFTIGEQIMETIQLHQQVAPKEAKIGCIELLTRVGIPAPHQRMLDYPHQLSGGMRQRVMIAIALACNPAVLIADEPTTALDVTTQAQIIDLIQRLQAEKKMGIILITHDLGIVADACDEVVVMYGGSIVEKSPVETIFNAPLHPYTQALLDAIPPLSDGSRPQRLRTISGVVPALSDLPIGCPFQDRCPYVKELCRASKPPLQEVSCGHSVACFYPLQAIAKD from the coding sequence ATGGAGGAAAAAATTCTTGAAGTTAGAAACTTAATGACGCAGTATACCACTGGTAAAAATAGGGTCACAGTGGTTAATAATGTCTCCTTTGATCTTTTTTCAGGTTGTTCACTAGCCATTGTTGGAGAATCTGGTTCTGGTAAGTCCGCTATGGCCCTTTCACTGATGCGTTTGATTGAACCGCCTGTTGGTACCATTACCGGACAGGCCATTTTGCTAGAAGGAAAAGATATCTTACAACTTTCACTAAAGGAGATGCAAGAGATACGTGGGAATCGTATCTCCATGATTTTTCAGGAACCTATGACGGCGCTCAACCCAGTTTTTACCATTGGTGAGCAGATTATGGAAACCATTCAGTTGCATCAACAGGTTGCACCCAAAGAAGCAAAAATAGGTTGTATAGAGTTGTTAACACGAGTCGGCATACCCGCTCCCCATCAGCGCATGTTGGACTATCCACATCAGCTATCAGGTGGCATGCGTCAACGGGTGATGATTGCGATTGCATTGGCTTGTAACCCCGCCGTATTAATTGCAGATGAACCGACTACTGCTTTAGATGTAACGACCCAGGCCCAGATTATCGATCTCATACAAAGACTGCAAGCGGAAAAGAAAATGGGCATTATATTGATTACCCATGATCTTGGCATAGTAGCTGACGCATGTGATGAGGTAGTAGTCATGTATGGTGGTAGCATTGTAGAAAAAAGCCCTGTAGAAACTATTTTTAATGCTCCATTACATCCCTATACACAGGCGTTATTGGATGCAATTCCTCCTTTGTCTGATGGTAGTCGTCCCCAAAGACTACGTACGATTAGTGGCGTAGTGCCTGCTTTGTCTGATCTGCCTATAGGTTGTCCTTTTCAAGACCGTTGTCCTTATGTAAAAGAGCTATGTAGGGCAAGTAAACCACCGCTTCAAGAAGTCAGTTGTGGCCATTCTGTGGCCTGTTTTTATCCCTTACAAGCGATTGCTAAAGATTAA